GTATTCGTATCAGCTATCGTTTTCGATTGGATGCTGGAGATGTCCCCCTTGTGGTATGCTGCCGTACAGCTGCTGATTCTTTTGATAGGTGGAATTACTCTGGCGGCGATTGGGATTTATGGATGGAATGCCGGAACAGAAGAACAGCAAGTGAAGAGGTCCTTGCAAGCATTTCGACTGCATCAGAGCGAATTAAACGAGATCAGTGAGCTGGCAAGTAGCTGGAAGCACACCGAATCTGAACAGCTTGAGAAGATGCTGAATAAGTTGCGAGATCAATTCAAGTTCAGTGATCCTGTATCAGATTCATCTTTATATGCTACTGAGGATATCATGCATCAGCAGATCTCCCTGTTGCATGATCATGTGAAACTTCTGCTCATGGCACAAGAGCCACAGGATAACTGGCAAGTCGAAATCAACGAAATGGTCGAAAGTATCCAAACTACACTTGAGCGACGAAATCGTGAATTAGCGGCACTTAAATAGGAGGAAATAACTACATGAACAGATTGAACATACAAGAGCCGTCACCGACCCCAGCGGGGAGTGCAGCGGTTCCTCTGATTAAATTAGATCGGACTGGGTTTGATTATGTCATTATTGCGGCGGCATATCTATTCATGCCCATTGGGCTCGTCCTTGCATTGTTACGTTTGATACTAACTCATTATAAAAATCATCGGAAACCTACTAACCTGAATCTAATGATGCATGTATTTTTCGGAGGATTTGTCGAGCTTTCTATTGCTATGTTTGTGGATACCATGAGTGGAAACACTGGAACTTCTGAATTATTAACGATCCAGATTTTCCTTGCGGTCATATTTTTGATCCCGGCTTTTATTTTTGCAAGTGCGACAGCGAAGGCCAAATATACATTTTCTAAGCTTAACACTTCTTATATAGAGCTGATTTTGACTAAAAATATCCGATATGTCGGCAGTTTAGCTGAACGTGTAGGTCAAAGCGAAAGCGATGTACGGAGAGATGTCCAGTATCTAAAGAATAAAGGATTACTGGATATTGATATTGTACTTTCTGAGGGACGTCAGATGCCAGATCCATCCATGGCAGCACCTAATCTTGTTCATTCTGGAAGGACTTCAGGCTTCGGAGCTCAAGCTTCGGGTCAGCAGATTCATACTCAGCCTCAGTCCTCGCCGCAGCTGCCTAAGTCTATCCGTTGTCCGGGCTGCGGAGCACAGAACACGGTTCAGCCTGGTCAGTCAAAGAGCTGTGAGTACTGTGGGACAACTATTGCTTACAGCTGATTTGAGCCTAGGTAGAGTTGTGATTTCTATCACTACATTAAAAAAATATTGCTTTTTACGACTTTAATCCGATATAATGTCCACTAAGAAAACACAAAAGTCTTTGAGGTGAGGACGTTCGTGAAAGAACGCTATTATTTGGTCCGTGAGGACATATTACCTGATGCCGTACTTAAGACTATGCAGGTCAAACAATTGCTTGAGGCCGGGGATGCTAAGACCGTACATGAAGGTGTAGAACAGGTAGGATTAAGCCGAAGTGCTTTTTATAAATACAAGGATGGCATTCACCTGATCCATCAGCTCGAACGTGAGCGAATTGTTACAATCTCCATGGATTTGGAACACGAATCTGGGATGCTCTCCAAGGTTCTAGGATCTGTGGCGGGGCATGGGGCTAACGTGCTGACGATTCACCAGAGTATACCGCTACAAGGACGGGCAAATGTAGTAATCTCCGTGGAAATCTCACATTTGAATGAGGAACTCGGGGAAATGCTTGATAGTCTGAAGGGTATTCCAGGAGTGAAGCGCGCCCTAATCGTTGGACAGGGATAGAGAAACTATATACGTAAAACTTTTAGGAGGATACAGATGAAGCCGGTTAAAGTGGGATTGCTGGGTCTGGGAACAGTTGGTACAGGTGTAGTTCGTATCGTGGAAGGAAATCAGGAGGATTTGAGCAGTCAAGTAGGCTCTCCAATACTCATTGAGCGCATAGCGGTGAATAATTCCAATAAGCCACGTGATATTGAGGTCGATCCTGCCAAAATAACGACAGATCCATGGGATGTTATTCGTGATCCTGAGATTGATGTAATCGTAGAGGTAATGGGTGGTATCGATGGAACAAAGGAATATATTCTTGAAGCTTTGGATCGCGGTAAGCATGTCGTAACTGCGAACAAGGACTTGATGGCGCTGCATGGCTCGGAGATTCTGGCTAAGGCGCAAGAGAAGCAATGCGATGTTTTTTATGAGGCTAGTGTTGCAGGTGGGATTCCGATTATTCGGACGCTTATCGAAGGATTTTCTTCGGATAAGATCATGAAGATTATTGGTATTGTGAATGGAACGACTAATTACATACTAACCAAAATGAGTCAAGAAGGCGCATCCTATAATGATGTGTTAAAAGAAGCGCAGGATCTAGGTTATGCAGAGGCCGATCCAACCTCCGATGTGGAAGGTCTGGATGCTGCCCGCAAAATGGCGATTCTCGGAACCTTAGGCTTCCGCACTAATGTGGAGCTGCATGACGTCAGCGTGAGTG
This window of the Paenibacillus sp. FSL R10-2734 genome carries:
- a CDS encoding homoserine dehydrogenase, with the translated sequence MKPVKVGLLGLGTVGTGVVRIVEGNQEDLSSQVGSPILIERIAVNNSNKPRDIEVDPAKITTDPWDVIRDPEIDVIVEVMGGIDGTKEYILEALDRGKHVVTANKDLMALHGSEILAKAQEKQCDVFYEASVAGGIPIIRTLIEGFSSDKIMKIIGIVNGTTNYILTKMSQEGASYNDVLKEAQDLGYAEADPTSDVEGLDAARKMAILGTLGFRTNVELHDVSVSGISEVSKADIAFAKRLGYEIKLLGIAERQDEEFSISVQPTLIRASHPLASVNGVFNAVYVYGEAVGETMFYGAGAGAMPTATSVVADLVAIIKNLKLGVNGLKQKVPYKQKKLKGDEDIFYKNFLLLHVDDKAGVLAKITQVFAEYDVSLDSVVQQANPNNPDAEIIIVTHNASKASMNKVLRHFKDLKVIHRIKSHYRVEG
- a CDS encoding ACT domain-containing protein, which produces MKERYYLVREDILPDAVLKTMQVKQLLEAGDAKTVHEGVEQVGLSRSAFYKYKDGIHLIHQLERERIVTISMDLEHESGMLSKVLGSVAGHGANVLTIHQSIPLQGRANVVISVEISHLNEELGEMLDSLKGIPGVKRALIVGQG